In Verrucomicrobiota bacterium, the following proteins share a genomic window:
- a CDS encoding HPr family phosphocarrier protein — translation MSGAKKIGTGGDGVAKELTVTNKLGIHARPAAMFVKVANRFGCNVLVEKDGETVNGKSIMGLMMLAAGPGSHITVHADGQDANRAVQELEELLKRKFDED, via the coding sequence ATGAGCGGAGCAAAAAAAATTGGAACTGGCGGCGATGGCGTCGCCAAAGAATTGACGGTCACGAACAAGCTGGGCATACATGCCCGGCCAGCCGCAATGTTTGTCAAAGTGGCCAATCGTTTTGGCTGCAACGTGCTGGTGGAAAAAGACGGCGAAACGGTCAATGGAAAGAGTATCATGGGTTTGATGATGCTGGCCGCTGGCCCAGGCAGTCATATTACGGTGCATGCTGATGGGCAGGATGCCAACCGGGCGGTGCAGGAGCTTGAAGAGTTGCTCAAACGCAAATTCGACGAAGATTAG
- a CDS encoding YbaB/EbfC family nucleoid-associated protein: MSSIGKLMKQAARMQQQMEKTQAELAGRTVEATSGGGAVKVVARCDGSLASIKIDPQALNPSDAQIIEDMVLTAVNQALAQARQINNDEMGKVTSGFGLPGMM; encoded by the coding sequence ATGTCGAGCATAGGCAAACTCATGAAACAAGCTGCGCGCATGCAGCAGCAAATGGAAAAAACCCAGGCAGAACTGGCCGGGCGCACAGTGGAAGCCACCAGCGGTGGTGGTGCCGTCAAAGTGGTCGCCCGGTGCGATGGTTCGCTCGCCTCGATCAAGATTGATCCGCAGGCGTTGAATCCCTCGGACGCCCAAATCATTGAAGACATGGTCCTCACCGCCGTGAACCAGGCGCTGGCGCAAGCGCGCCAAATCAATAATGATGAAATGGGCAAAGTAACCTCCGGCTTTGGCTTGCCGGGAATGATGTAG
- the recR gene encoding recombination mediator RecR, whose protein sequence is MMTLPQPLQALVASLSKLPGIGPRSAERIALHLVQTDAVLTQQLAQTLVEARAKIQLCQQCGGLTELQPCELCASPRRDATILCVVETPVDVLRLEKSGAFHGKYHVLGGKLSPLNGVEPEDLRIAELERRLAPEGVTEVVIALGSDVEGDATSYYLDKRLAGKNVSVTRIAHGLPAGSGLEYADELTLSRALEGRRQMT, encoded by the coding sequence ATGATGACGCTACCGCAACCTCTCCAGGCATTGGTGGCCAGCTTAAGTAAACTGCCCGGCATTGGACCGCGCTCGGCGGAACGCATTGCGCTGCATCTGGTGCAGACGGATGCCGTCCTCACCCAACAACTCGCCCAGACCCTGGTGGAGGCGCGCGCTAAAATCCAACTCTGCCAGCAATGCGGCGGGTTGACCGAACTTCAACCGTGCGAACTCTGTGCCTCGCCGCGCCGTGACGCGACCATCCTGTGTGTCGTGGAAACCCCCGTGGACGTGTTACGCTTGGAAAAATCCGGCGCGTTTCACGGCAAATATCACGTCCTGGGTGGCAAGCTTTCCCCGCTGAACGGCGTGGAGCCCGAAGATTTGCGGATTGCCGAATTGGAACGGCGGCTGGCGCCGGAAGGGGTGACCGAGGTGGTCATTGCCCTGGGCAGCGATGTCGAGGGGGACGCCACCAGCTATTACCTGGACAAACGCCTGGCCGGTAAAAACGTGTCCGTCACCCGCATCGCGCATGGGTTGCCGGCGGGAAGCGGGCTGGAATACGCCGACGAACTCACCCTTAGCCGAGCCCTGGAAGGACGCCGGCAAATGACCTGA
- a CDS encoding HEAT repeat domain-containing protein: MLWLTLQQLKSKSEKTRLHAVEKLTALADKGETDVLDHLILALQDPVAEIRTLVARSFGSINEERLVEPLINALRDHDSVVREAAAESLKKRREPSAIPAFVNLLKDESPRVRWFAASALETMGWTPRDDVQRAWRTVALGKLEQAAELGAAAIDPLVSVLKEGVYYKRLEAVDALSRIGDVRVVKPLINALWDEDSNVRTAVVHALSKVGDTRAVDPLILALKDKDNRVRTAAVEALSRINDPRAVQPLSRLLSDGSWDVRAAVVEALGRIKDPQVLDPLVSVLRDSDSDIRHVAAVALGKLGDARAVEPLVLTLKDEQESVRQAAEAALIKIDPNWEKSEGARRVVPQLEAALKSDEYWVRNAAAAVLKRIVGEERQVNLGSAEFADRVTYKRQEAAEILMAALKDEDSDLRQAAAEALGRLGHRPATEALLSALLDTDEWVRRAAAAALETLSWQPTDTGQHALQTVILQRWVQAVSLGTAAVDPLISALTDEDSGVRYCAAEALGKIKAGRAMQPLSFLLQDQYKPVRRMAAQAIVSIGLDQATPMQRAYVAVELGDWDSAVAVGAFAVTPLVAAVRRRLEEPELASAAAAALQRINDPRAALELVGLLSDPEVAGEALVSLQFLLANRSADLEVEALRKMEKLERSVVHVYEMEETIGGYVRTGQRPLDADFVRLAAQSALAKRGLTS; encoded by the coding sequence ATGCTTTGGCTGACCTTACAACAGCTTAAGTCAAAAAGCGAGAAAACCCGCCTGCACGCGGTAGAGAAGCTGACCGCGCTAGCCGACAAAGGGGAAACCGATGTTCTGGATCATCTGATTCTTGCGTTGCAAGATCCCGTCGCGGAGATTCGCACCCTGGTCGCCCGCAGCTTTGGCTCGATTAACGAAGAACGGTTGGTGGAGCCGCTCATTAACGCGTTGCGAGACCATGATAGCGTGGTGCGCGAGGCCGCCGCTGAATCGCTGAAAAAACGGCGCGAGCCGAGTGCCATCCCCGCCTTTGTCAACCTGCTGAAGGACGAAAGTCCGCGCGTGCGCTGGTTTGCCGCTAGCGCCCTCGAAACCATGGGCTGGACTCCGCGTGATGACGTGCAGCGCGCCTGGCGCACGGTGGCACTCGGTAAACTGGAACAGGCTGCCGAGTTGGGGGCCGCCGCCATTGATCCGCTGGTTTCGGTGCTGAAAGAGGGGGTGTACTACAAACGTCTGGAGGCGGTGGATGCGCTCAGCCGCATCGGTGACGTGCGAGTAGTCAAGCCGCTCATCAACGCGCTCTGGGACGAGGACAGCAACGTGCGCACTGCGGTGGTGCATGCGTTAAGCAAAGTGGGTGACACGCGGGCGGTGGACCCGTTGATTCTAGCATTAAAGGACAAAGATAACCGGGTGCGCACTGCGGCAGTGGAGGCGTTGAGCCGCATCAACGATCCCCGGGCAGTTCAACCGCTCTCTCGCTTGTTGTCCGATGGAAGCTGGGATGTTCGCGCGGCAGTGGTGGAGGCTCTGGGACGTATCAAAGATCCCCAAGTGTTGGACCCCTTGGTATCGGTATTGCGCGATTCAGACAGTGATATCCGGCATGTGGCAGCCGTGGCACTGGGCAAACTGGGCGATGCCCGGGCAGTCGAGCCGTTAGTGCTGACGCTGAAGGACGAACAGGAGTCCGTGCGGCAGGCGGCGGAGGCGGCCTTGATCAAGATTGATCCCAACTGGGAGAAATCAGAAGGCGCCCGGCGAGTGGTGCCGCAACTGGAAGCCGCGCTGAAATCCGATGAATATTGGGTGCGCAATGCGGCGGCGGCGGTGCTGAAACGGATTGTCGGCGAAGAACGCCAGGTCAATCTTGGTTCCGCAGAGTTTGCCGATCGCGTTACCTATAAGCGACAGGAAGCGGCGGAGATTTTGATGGCGGCACTTAAGGATGAAGATAGCGATTTGCGCCAGGCGGCGGCTGAAGCCTTGGGTCGTCTGGGCCATAGACCAGCGACGGAAGCTTTGTTGAGTGCGTTGCTCGACACGGATGAGTGGGTGCGCCGCGCTGCCGCTGCCGCGCTGGAAACCCTGAGCTGGCAGCCAACGGATACGGGTCAACACGCCTTGCAAACGGTAATCCTCCAGCGGTGGGTCCAAGCTGTCTCGTTGGGAACTGCCGCCGTGGATCCGCTCATTTCCGCGCTTACGGATGAGGATAGCGGGGTACGGTACTGCGCGGCGGAAGCCTTGGGCAAGATCAAGGCTGGTCGCGCCATGCAACCTTTGTCGTTCCTGTTGCAGGATCAATACAAGCCGGTGCGCCGGATGGCTGCGCAAGCCATTGTGAGCATCGGACTGGACCAGGCAACTCCCATGCAACGCGCCTATGTGGCGGTGGAACTGGGGGATTGGGATTCAGCGGTGGCGGTTGGGGCGTTTGCGGTGACGCCTTTAGTGGCCGCCGTGCGGCGGCGGCTGGAAGAGCCGGAACTGGCTTCAGCGGCTGCTGCCGCATTGCAGCGAATTAACGATCCGCGTGCTGCTCTGGAACTCGTTGGCTTGCTGTCTGATCCAGAGGTGGCGGGGGAAGCCCTGGTTAGCCTCCAATTCCTGCTGGCCAACCGGAGTGCCGATCTGGAGGTGGAGGCACTCCGTAAAATGGAAAAATTGGAGCGGTCGGTAGTCCATGTGTATGAGATGGAGGAAACGATTGGCGGCTATGTGCGCACCGGCCAGCGACCCCTGGATGCGGATTTTGTGCGACTGGCGGCTCAATCTGCGCTGGCCAAACGCGGGTTGACCAGCTAG
- a CDS encoding HAD family phosphatase, whose translation MNKPKTVVFDLGKVLLDFDYGIAAENLARRTQAGPAEVRRVLLDTPLLHRYENGEITTRDFFETFKRQTGYAGTQNDFNVFFGAIFHEIPAMVALQQTLRASGLPTFIFSNTNPLAIEHVREAFPWYANFDAYIYSYACQSMKPEPVMYAALEKLSGCKGADILYLDDRPENVAAGVARGWRGIVHQNPPETIAQVTALLG comes from the coding sequence ATGAACAAACCTAAAACAGTGGTGTTTGACTTGGGTAAGGTACTGCTGGATTTCGATTACGGGATCGCGGCGGAAAACCTGGCGCGCCGTACCCAAGCCGGGCCGGCGGAGGTGCGCCGGGTTTTGTTGGACACCCCCCTGTTGCACCGATATGAAAATGGGGAAATCACCACCCGTGATTTTTTTGAAACCTTCAAGCGCCAGACCGGCTATGCGGGTACGCAAAATGATTTCAACGTGTTTTTTGGCGCGATATTCCACGAAATCCCCGCCATGGTCGCGTTACAACAGACCCTGCGGGCATCCGGTCTCCCAACGTTTATCTTTTCCAACACCAATCCCCTGGCCATTGAGCATGTGCGGGAGGCGTTCCCCTGGTATGCCAATTTCGATGCGTATATCTACTCGTACGCCTGCCAATCCATGAAACCGGAACCGGTCATGTATGCCGCGCTGGAAAAACTCAGCGGCTGCAAGGGAGCGGATATTCTGTACTTGGATGACAGACCGGAAAATGTGGCCGCCGGTGTAGCGCGCGGCTGGCGCGGCATCGTCCATCAGAATCCTCCAGAAACTATTGCTCAAGTGACCGCCCTGCTGGGTTAG
- the dnaX gene encoding DNA polymerase III subunit gamma/tau codes for MSYQVIARKYRPQRFSDVVGQEHVTQTLAQAIAQGRIAHAYLFCGPRGTGKTTIARIFAKCLNCTGGPKVDFEEQDPKCVEITEGRSIDVLEIDGASNNGVDQVRELRDTARYAPASSKFKVYIIDEVHMLTTQAFNALLKTLEEPPAHVKFMFATTDPEKVLPTILSRCQRFDLRRIPVALIVKQLKHIAKEEGVTVEDAALHAIARGCDGGMRDAESALDQLISFCGNQIVETDVLSMYGLMAQTQLLALTQAIITGDTATALRELDTLAKQGKDLGRLISDLLRHFRNLLIHQVAPGDQSLLEASEAETAVLAQQSASLPSEALTRIMEVLSDCEMNLRDAASKKILIEVAMLKAIQARNAVSLDAVLKQLQQLRAEGGGATNTAPAPTAPSTAATPAAFASLRQAMAAPTTSRPVAPAPAPVIAPAVVPPTPSAPVAPVPAAKPVHQLSPEEMENLYARVVEAAGRASPFVKSYLQEAFPVSFEKGTFTIGFPPVVREHLDLVNNTKNHTLLQGKFKELGLGHVFIKFVVAEEPANRPKPAPAATANQAGQNPSGTPANDHGKPPEFDPLTFKNDPMIQKALEIFKGTLVRQ; via the coding sequence ATGTCGTATCAGGTCATAGCGCGGAAGTACCGTCCGCAACGGTTCAGCGATGTGGTGGGGCAGGAGCATGTGACGCAGACGCTCGCCCAAGCCATCGCGCAGGGACGCATTGCCCATGCCTACCTGTTCTGCGGGCCGCGCGGCACCGGCAAAACCACCATTGCCCGCATTTTTGCCAAGTGCCTGAATTGCACCGGCGGTCCCAAAGTGGATTTCGAGGAACAGGATCCAAAATGCGTGGAAATCACTGAGGGGCGCAGCATTGACGTGCTGGAGATTGACGGTGCCAGCAACAACGGCGTGGATCAAGTGCGCGAGTTACGCGACACCGCCCGATACGCCCCAGCCTCTTCCAAGTTCAAGGTTTATATCATTGACGAGGTTCACATGCTCACCACGCAGGCGTTCAACGCCCTGCTGAAGACGCTCGAGGAGCCCCCGGCCCACGTCAAGTTCATGTTTGCCACCACGGATCCGGAAAAGGTGCTGCCCACCATTCTTTCGCGCTGCCAGCGGTTCGATTTGCGGCGCATCCCGGTGGCCCTGATCGTCAAGCAACTCAAGCATATCGCCAAGGAGGAGGGAGTGACGGTGGAAGATGCCGCGTTGCACGCCATCGCCCGCGGCTGCGACGGCGGCATGCGTGACGCGGAATCCGCTCTGGACCAACTCATCAGCTTTTGCGGCAACCAGATCGTCGAAACCGACGTGCTGTCCATGTACGGTCTGATGGCCCAAACCCAGTTGCTGGCGCTCACCCAGGCCATCATCACCGGCGATACCGCCACCGCGCTACGCGAGCTGGACACCCTGGCCAAACAGGGCAAGGATTTGGGCCGGCTGATTTCGGATTTGCTGCGGCATTTCCGCAACTTGCTGATTCACCAGGTGGCACCGGGCGATCAATCGTTACTGGAGGCTTCCGAAGCCGAAACTGCGGTGCTGGCCCAACAATCCGCCAGCCTGCCGTCCGAGGCGCTCACCCGCATCATGGAGGTGTTGAGCGATTGCGAAATGAACCTGCGCGACGCCGCCTCCAAAAAAATCCTCATTGAAGTGGCCATGCTAAAAGCCATCCAGGCCCGTAACGCCGTTTCCTTGGATGCAGTACTGAAACAGTTGCAGCAACTGCGGGCGGAAGGTGGTGGAGCAACTAACACCGCTCCCGCTCCTACCGCACCCAGCACTGCCGCCACCCCGGCAGCTTTTGCCAGCCTGCGCCAAGCCATGGCTGCGCCGACCACTTCACGCCCAGTCGCTCCAGCGCCCGCGCCGGTCATCGCTCCAGCCGTGGTCCCACCGACTCCATCCGCTCCCGTTGCCCCCGTCCCAGCGGCCAAGCCAGTTCACCAACTTTCCCCCGAGGAGATGGAAAACCTTTATGCCCGGGTGGTGGAGGCTGCCGGACGCGCCAGTCCGTTTGTGAAGTCCTATTTGCAGGAGGCGTTCCCGGTTTCCTTCGAGAAGGGTACCTTTACCATCGGTTTTCCGCCGGTAGTCCGGGAACACCTCGACCTCGTAAATAACACAAAAAACCACACCTTGCTGCAAGGCAAGTTCAAGGAACTGGGGCTGGGCCATGTATTCATCAAATTCGTGGTGGCGGAGGAACCCGCCAACCGTCCGAAACCAGCTCCGGCTGCCACTGCCAACCAGGCAGGGCAGAACCCGTCCGGCACCCCGGCCAATGACCATGGCAAACCGCCCGAATTTGACCCCTTGACATTCAAAAACGATCCTATGATTCAGAAGGCGTTGGAAATTTTCAAAGGCACCCTGGTCCGGCAATAG